The Rhodocytophaga rosea genome has a segment encoding these proteins:
- a CDS encoding DUF2147 domain-containing protein: MVPQQKYIWLLFSGFLLLCPAFIFAQKEADAVVGVWYNGSKESKIEIYKCDSRYCGKIIWLKEPLAENGKPKIDKNNPDEKLRTRLILGMNLMRGFTYDEDNVWVDGEIYDPKSGKTYSCKMTLTDKNNLDVRGFVGISIIGRTDFWTRAE, translated from the coding sequence ATGGTACCTCAACAAAAATATATCTGGCTGCTTTTTTCCGGTTTTTTGCTGCTTTGTCCTGCCTTTATATTTGCCCAAAAAGAGGCAGATGCTGTAGTGGGTGTGTGGTATAATGGCTCTAAAGAAAGTAAGATAGAAATATATAAATGTGATAGCCGCTATTGCGGTAAAATCATCTGGCTGAAAGAGCCGCTTGCAGAAAATGGTAAGCCCAAAATAGATAAAAACAATCCGGATGAGAAACTCAGGACAAGGCTTATTCTTGGCATGAATCTGATGAGAGGCTTTACGTATGATGAAGATAATGTATGGGTAGATGGAGAAATTTATGACCCTAAGAGTGGAAAGACCTATTCCTGTAAAATGACTTTAACTGATAAAAACAACCTGGATGTTCGGGGATTTGTTGGAATTTCAATCATTGGCAGAACTGATTTCTGGACAAGGGCAGAATAG
- the pdeM gene encoding ligase-associated DNA damage response endonuclease PdeM has translation MITSVSGVFIYSFLGQSLHLLPQRAIYWAETKTLIVADVHVGKINHFRKAGIAIPQIAGETDYKALDAILNTFPVDRVLILGDLFHSTYNEAVVDFSTWRKKYSQTEFTLIKGNHDILKDSFYSAASLKIYEHTLIEHPFIFSHIPLEENSTYYNLSGHIHPAVRLVGKAKQSIVLPCFYFRQKNGILPAFSTFTGKALLIPATADTVFVIANQFVRPLTSAL, from the coding sequence TTGATAACATCTGTCTCAGGAGTATTTATATATTCATTTTTAGGTCAAAGTTTACATTTATTACCCCAAAGAGCTATATACTGGGCTGAAACTAAAACCCTGATTGTAGCAGATGTACACGTGGGAAAAATAAATCATTTCAGAAAGGCGGGTATTGCCATTCCACAGATAGCAGGTGAAACAGATTATAAAGCACTTGATGCTATTTTGAATACTTTTCCGGTAGACCGGGTACTTATTTTAGGAGATTTATTTCACAGCACTTACAATGAAGCAGTTGTTGATTTCTCCACCTGGAGAAAAAAATATTCCCAAACAGAATTTACTTTAATAAAAGGCAATCATGATATATTAAAAGATTCTTTTTATAGTGCAGCTTCATTAAAAATATACGAACATACTTTAATTGAACATCCTTTTATATTTTCTCACATTCCGCTGGAAGAAAATAGTACTTATTATAATTTATCAGGACATATTCATCCGGCAGTCCGCCTGGTAGGAAAAGCAAAACAGAGTATAGTATTGCCATGTTTTTATTTTAGACAAAAAAATGGCATTCTTCCGGCTTTTAGTACGTTTACCGGGAAAGCACTTCTCATTCCAGCAACAGCAGATACAGTATTTGTTATTGCCAATCAGTTCGTTCGCCCGCTTACAAGCGCTTTATAA